The Carboxydothermus pertinax DNA window GAGAGCCGCTGACATCTTAAAAGGCGGTGTGCGGCAAGGGGATGTGGTGGCGCGTATAGGCGGGGATGAGTTTGGCATTCTTTTACCCAGTACTTCAAGAGAAGCTGCCGAGGAAATTGCCCAGAGAATTTTTAAGAGGGTTGAAGAATATAATAAGCTTGCACCCGATTTACCATTAAGTTTGTCAATAGGCGTTTCTACGGCGACAAAACCGGGAACATCTCTTTGGGAAACCCTGCGGGAAGCGGACGATGCGATGTATCGAAACAAACTTGCCAATGGCAATGATGCCCGGGTGGCGTTGGTTAAAGCTCTAAAAACCGCTTTAATGGAAAGGGATTTTCACAATACCGACCGGATGAAGAAAGTTGCCCTTAAATTTGGTGGAGCTTTAAAATTACCCCGGGAGGAAGTGGATAAGCTTGTTCTTTTGGTGGAGATGCATGATATAGGCAAACTGGGGGTTCCGGAAAGTGTTTTGAATAAACCTGAACCGTTGTCTCCCGAAGAGAGGCGGATTATTGAACGCCATCCCGAAATTGGTTACCGCATTGCTTTGACTTCCGGGGAACTTTCGGCTATTGCCCCCCTTATTTTACAACACCATGAACGCTGGGATGGTAAAGGATATCCCCAGGGATTAAAGGGAGAAGAAATAGCGTACTTAAGTCGTATAATGGCAATTATTGATGCCTATGATGCGATGTTATCCAAGCGGCCTTATAGAAAACCGCTTACACGGAAGGAGGTTTTAAAGGAATTTTTAAATGGCTCCGGCAGTCAATTTGATCCGGATTTAATCAATGTGTTTGTTAACTTGCACTTAAGTGAAGAGGATATTTTTGAAAAAAAAGAATTAAAAGGTGAAGTTAGTTAATCACGATAGCATAATGTGAAAAAAATAATTTATCTTCAGGCAGGAAAATTATTTTGAATGTCGAATTTTTTTGTTGAAAAGGTCTACCAGAAGGTAGACGCTTTGAAGTTCTATAAGGCAATTAAATAGGAAGAAAAAAGCCGCGAAGCTGGCTGCTGAAGCAGCTCTTTAGCGGCTTTTTTATTTAGAAAATTAGGAGGGATTGTAGGTGTGTAGAGTATTTACGGACTGGGAACGGGTGGTGGAGTTCCACGGACATGTCTGCCCGGGACTGGCCATTGGCTACCGGGCGGCTAAACTGGCTTTGGAACGATTTTTGGAGAAAGGAGGGAATTTGGACGATTTATATGTCGTTACCGAAAATGATGCCTGTGGTGTGGATGCCATTCAGGTGTTGACCGGATGTACTTTTGGCAAAGGACGGTTAATTTACAAAGATACCGGCAAAATGGCTTATACCTTTGGCAGCATATCCTGGGGCAAGGGAGAACGCCTGATGGTACGAGGCGAGCTTTGGCAAAGGAGTTCGGACCAGGAAAAATTATTTAATAAAATTTTAGAGAAAAAAGCTACGGAAGAGGAAAAGAAACTATTTTCAGAACTTCAAAACAAACGATCTGAAGAAATTTTAACTATGCCTTCGGACCAATTATTTAAAATTCAGGAAGTCCCCTTTAAGGTCCGGCCGGTAAGAATTTTTAAAAGTTTAACTTGCAGTAAATGCGGGGAAGCGGTAATGGAGCCTAAAGCGCGGCTTTACCAGGGGGAGATAGTTTGTAAAGACTGTTTTATTGATTATAAAGTTTGTGAATAAAGGGGGAAGGGTAAATGCAAAGGGCGCGCAACTTGGGCATTTTTATTCTGATTTTAGCTTTAATTATCGGGTTAACTTATTTTGGTGTAGGTTCAAAAACGAAAGCGGCTACAAAAAAAGTTACAACCAAGACCCTAGTGGTTACCGATTTAGCCGGGCGAAAAATTACCCTAAAGCAGCCGGTCAAAAGGGTTGTTGCCATAGGACCCGGGGCTTTACGTTTGGTGAGTTATGTGGATGGAGCGGCGCGTATTGTAGGGGTTGAGGCAATTGAAAAACAACCAAATGCCAAACCGTATATTTTAGCTTATCCACAACTTCAAAAATTACCTACCATAGGCCAGGGGGGGCCGGATACCCAGCCGGATCCGGAAAAAATTTTAACAGTTAAGCCCGATGTGATTTTTGTAGTCCAGCTTTTGGATAAGGCAGGAGCAGACCGGCTCCAGCAACAGGTTAAGGTTCCCGTGGTAGTTTTAAATTACGGTCAAGCAGGGTTTTTTGATGATACGGCTTTAAAATCAATAAATTTAATAGGAAAGATTTTAGGGAAAGAAAAAAGAGCCCAAGAACTGCAAAATTACGTCCAAAAAATCAAGAGTGATTTGGCCAAACGGATAGGTAAGGCAAAAAGCCCA harbors:
- a CDS encoding FmdE family protein, with translation MCRVFTDWERVVEFHGHVCPGLAIGYRAAKLALERFLEKGGNLDDLYVVTENDACGVDAIQVLTGCTFGKGRLIYKDTGKMAYTFGSISWGKGERLMVRGELWQRSSDQEKLFNKILEKKATEEEKKLFSELQNKRSEEILTMPSDQLFKIQEVPFKVRPVRIFKSLTCSKCGEAVMEPKARLYQGEIVCKDCFIDYKVCE
- a CDS encoding diguanylate cyclase; this encodes MKIVTALKAKLCQLINELSEDKLLDAEKFLTALGTGENLLEKLYLYEKILDSLPDATLAIDKNGQVIVWNQAMEEMTGVKKEEILGKGDYVYAEPFFGKRKPICVDLVLGNNNNGGLNGYEKLERKGKVVIGEGVAPNAYGGKGACYWTLAAPIEDAAGNLLGAVQCVRDVTERKIMERELKYCSTRDVLTGLYNRAFFEEEVKRMEKGREYPISVLICDLDNLKAVNDMFGHDKGDLLLKRAADILKGGVRQGDVVARIGGDEFGILLPSTSREAAEEIAQRIFKRVEEYNKLAPDLPLSLSIGVSTATKPGTSLWETLREADDAMYRNKLANGNDARVALVKALKTALMERDFHNTDRMKKVALKFGGALKLPREEVDKLVLLVEMHDIGKLGVPESVLNKPEPLSPEERRIIERHPEIGYRIALTSGELSAIAPLILQHHERWDGKGYPQGLKGEEIAYLSRIMAIIDAYDAMLSKRPYRKPLTRKEVLKEFLNGSGSQFDPDLINVFVNLHLSEEDIFEKKELKGEVS
- a CDS encoding iron ABC transporter substrate-binding protein; translation: MQRARNLGIFILILALIIGLTYFGVGSKTKAATKKVTTKTLVVTDLAGRKITLKQPVKRVVAIGPGALRLVSYVDGAARIVGVEAIEKQPNAKPYILAYPQLQKLPTIGQGGPDTQPDPEKILTVKPDVIFVVQLLDKAGADRLQQQVKVPVVVLNYGQAGFFDDTALKSINLIGKILGKEKRAQELQNYVQKIKSDLAKRIGKAKSPKVYVGAVSFKGARGFESTQGSHPILKMVKAQNVADGLGKQGAITVDREQILLWDPEVVFIDEGGLSLVKEDYRKNSSFYLSLTAFKKNKVYGLLPYNSYNTNIETAFADAYYVAKVIYPTAFAGVDPVKKADEIYKFFLGKPLYQELKKKFGGFGPLKFD